One genomic region from Neisseria weaveri encodes:
- a CDS encoding metal ABC transporter solute-binding protein, Zn/Mn family has translation MKNWQAVLIAAVVPVGAYAAPMPVVTGFSILGDITKQIGGERVDVQNLVGHDQDSHVYHMTAGDVRKIRNAKLVVLNGLGLEAADIRRAAKQGKAVYAEAAAGIKALEAGEHHHHHHDHGHDHGHHHHDHGEFDPHVWTDPVLMKTYAANIAQALIKADPEGKAYYSKRLTDYQVQLTKLHEETKKTFDSIPAEKRKVLTGHDSFAYMAKRYNIQFTAAQGVSTAAEPSAKQIAAIIRQIKRSGIKAVFAENIKDTRQIERIAKETGVKLNGKLYSDALGSRPEADTYIEMYRYNVKALADAMKQ, from the coding sequence ATGAAAAATTGGCAAGCGGTATTGATTGCGGCAGTCGTTCCGGTGGGGGCATATGCCGCGCCGATGCCTGTGGTAACGGGCTTCAGCATTTTAGGTGACATTACCAAACAAATTGGCGGTGAGCGCGTAGACGTTCAGAATTTGGTCGGTCACGACCAAGATTCGCATGTTTACCATATGACGGCAGGCGACGTGCGCAAAATCCGCAATGCAAAATTGGTTGTGTTAAACGGTTTGGGTTTAGAAGCTGCCGACATTCGGCGTGCCGCCAAACAAGGCAAAGCCGTGTATGCGGAAGCCGCCGCAGGCATTAAGGCTTTGGAAGCCGGCGAACATCACCACCACCATCATGATCACGGTCATGACCACGGCCATCATCACCATGATCATGGCGAATTCGATCCGCATGTATGGACGGATCCCGTGTTGATGAAAACTTATGCGGCCAATATCGCACAAGCTCTGATTAAAGCCGATCCCGAAGGCAAAGCCTATTACAGCAAACGCTTAACCGACTATCAGGTGCAACTGACCAAGCTGCACGAAGAAACCAAGAAAACCTTCGACAGCATTCCGGCGGAAAAACGCAAAGTGCTGACCGGTCATGACTCCTTTGCCTATATGGCCAAGCGTTACAATATCCAATTTACCGCCGCACAAGGTGTCAGCACGGCAGCAGAGCCTTCCGCCAAACAAATTGCGGCGATTATCCGTCAAATCAAACGCAGCGGTATCAAAGCCGTTTTTGCGGAAAACATTAAAGACACCCGCCAAATCGAGCGAATCGCCAAAGAAACCGGTGTGAAGCTCAACGGCAAGCTGTATTCCGATGCTTTGGGCAGCCGTCCCGAAGCGGATACCTATATTGAAATGTACCGCTACAATGTTAAAGCATTGGCAGATGCCATGAAGCAGTAA
- the rph gene encoding ribonuclease PH — protein MTSSYQREGRAADSLRSIKLTPGFLPHTDGSVLIECGNTKIICTASVDESVPPFLRGKNQGWVTAEYGMLPASTASRMRREASAGKQSGRTQEIQRLIGRSLRAVVDMEKLGERQILIDCDVIQADGGTRTASITGAFVALAMAVNKLLAKGLISENPIREAVAAVSVGVVGGTPLLDLDYPEDSGCDSDINLVMTESGKIIEIQGTAEGAPFSLEELSVLIALGQKGIAELVQHQTQALSA, from the coding sequence ATGACAAGCTCTTACCAACGCGAAGGCCGCGCGGCCGATTCGCTGCGCAGCATTAAGCTAACGCCCGGCTTTTTGCCGCATACCGACGGTTCGGTTTTAATTGAATGCGGCAATACCAAAATCATCTGCACCGCTTCGGTTGACGAAAGCGTACCGCCGTTTCTGCGCGGCAAAAACCAAGGTTGGGTCACAGCCGAATACGGTATGCTGCCCGCTTCCACCGCTTCACGCATGCGCCGCGAAGCTTCGGCAGGCAAACAAAGCGGACGCACTCAGGAAATCCAACGCCTGATCGGCCGTTCGCTACGTGCCGTGGTCGATATGGAAAAACTGGGCGAACGCCAGATTCTGATCGACTGCGATGTGATTCAGGCAGACGGCGGCACACGCACGGCTTCGATTACCGGCGCATTTGTCGCGCTTGCCATGGCGGTAAACAAGCTATTGGCTAAGGGTTTGATTTCTGAAAACCCGATTCGCGAAGCCGTTGCCGCCGTATCGGTCGGCGTAGTCGGCGGTACGCCGTTGCTGGATTTGGATTATCCTGAAGATTCCGGCTGCGACAGCGACATCAATCTGGTGATGACGGAATCTGGCAAAATAATCGAAATTCAAGGGACGGCGGAAGGCGCGCCGTTCAGCTTGGAAGAGTTGTCCGTTTTGATTGCGTTGGGACAAAAAGGCATTGCCGAACTGGTGCAACACCAAACGCAAGCTTTATCGGCATAA
- a CDS encoding YicC/YloC family endoribonuclease, giving the protein MTGFANAAGECGGKRINLEIRAVNHRYLDVQFRMPDDLRYLEGSLREQIAGKAARGKLECRIQIQDVAESGRGLEVDGDLVAQLASLNKKWRKKHQDLGKLRVADILRFPGVLVSQNADAEEFAQAVKDLLAQALEDFTAAREREGEKLGLHLLERLDGMEQIVGDLNGKFPSLLEAHLEKVRTRLREAVEIVDNDRLQQEFALFMQKADVDEEFSRLRTHIAEVRRIVKQAKGGVGKRLDFLMQELNREANTLGSKAIAAECTQASVELKVLIEQMREQVQNIE; this is encoded by the coding sequence ATGACCGGTTTTGCCAATGCGGCAGGCGAGTGCGGCGGCAAGCGCATTAATTTGGAAATCCGTGCGGTAAACCACCGCTATTTGGACGTGCAGTTCAGAATGCCCGATGATTTGCGTTATTTGGAAGGCTCGTTGCGCGAACAGATTGCCGGAAAAGCCGCGCGCGGCAAGCTGGAATGTCGGATTCAGATTCAAGACGTGGCCGAAAGCGGCCGCGGTTTGGAAGTGGACGGCGATTTGGTGGCGCAACTGGCCTCCTTAAATAAAAAATGGCGCAAAAAACATCAAGATTTGGGTAAGTTGCGTGTGGCCGATATTTTGCGTTTTCCGGGTGTGTTGGTCAGCCAGAACGCCGATGCCGAAGAGTTTGCCCAAGCAGTTAAAGATTTATTGGCGCAGGCTTTGGAGGATTTCACCGCCGCGCGCGAGCGCGAGGGCGAAAAATTGGGCTTGCACCTGTTGGAACGCTTGGACGGCATGGAGCAGATTGTCGGCGATTTGAACGGTAAATTCCCATCTTTGCTGGAAGCGCATTTGGAAAAAGTCCGTACCCGTTTGCGCGAAGCGGTGGAAATTGTCGATAACGACCGTTTGCAGCAGGAGTTTGCGCTGTTTATGCAGAAAGCTGATGTGGACGAAGAATTCAGCCGTCTGCGTACGCACATTGCCGAAGTGCGCCGTATTGTGAAACAGGCCAAAGGCGGCGTGGGCAAGCGTTTGGATTTTCTGATGCAGGAACTGAACCGCGAAGCGAATACGCTCGGCAGCAAGGCGATTGCGGCGGAATGTACGCAGGCTTCGGTTGAGTTGAAGGTGTTGATCGAGCAAATGCGCGAACAGGTTCAGAATATCGAATAA
- a CDS encoding DNA polymerase III subunit chi, translating into MPQATFYTHVSDCHLFACRLTARAVQSGSRVLVWTEDGEAAEKLNLDLWSYEPTAFLPHEIWYPNQPQPEDAPVLVTFGQTFPALQPGRVVLNLSPDFWCDAVPPPERVLEIVGTGLEDLDEARKRFSAYKRQGFDITHHNRQGKD; encoded by the coding sequence ATGCCTCAAGCCACGTTTTACACTCACGTCAGCGATTGCCACCTTTTTGCCTGCCGCCTGACTGCACGCGCCGTGCAAAGCGGCAGCCGGGTATTGGTTTGGACGGAAGACGGCGAAGCCGCCGAAAAGCTGAACTTGGATTTATGGAGCTATGAACCGACCGCGTTTCTGCCGCATGAAATCTGGTATCCCAACCAACCGCAGCCCGAAGACGCGCCGGTATTGGTTACTTTCGGTCAAACTTTCCCTGCACTTCAGCCGGGCCGGGTAGTTTTAAACTTGTCACCCGATTTTTGGTGCGACGCCGTTCCCCCGCCCGAACGGGTGCTGGAAATCGTCGGCACCGGCTTGGAAGATTTGGACGAAGCCCGCAAGCGTTTTTCCGCCTACAAACGCCAAGGCTTCGACATCACCCACCACAACCGGCAGGGCAAAGACTAA
- a CDS encoding leucyl aminopeptidase, which yields MEFSIKAEKLQPNQAGALLYVCTDACPCSENNNDETAALLCASLEEGQAFAETKIIEAGRLKSVGVVRMKDTQRATVEKAAKEAAAWAQKQEQLNVCLEPFCAVDAPLVAEVFATTLGNAVYRFERYKQETSPAKLTAAAFYHSQHAEAVQAAVTVAEALVYGMSLCRDLGNAAPNECTPKFLAKTAKAEAKKLGASAKILEKDYIKENMGSFWSVAKGSKEKPYLVELSYFGAEDKEAAPVVLVGKGITFDSGGISLKPGENMDEMKFDMCGAATVIGTFCAAVKMQLPINLIAVVPTCENMPSGGANKPGDIVTSMKGLTIEVLNTDAEGRLILCDALTYAEQFNPKAVIDVATLTGACIIALGHEVSGLMANNQELADQLLAAAEDSGDKAWQLPLFDNYKEQLKSNFADLQNIGGRAAGTITAATFLSYFTENYNWAHLDIAGTAWKSGKEKGASGRPVPLLLNYLRNLNA from the coding sequence ATGGAATTTAGCATAAAAGCCGAAAAATTGCAGCCAAACCAAGCAGGTGCCTTGCTTTATGTCTGCACAGACGCATGCCCCTGTTCGGAAAACAACAATGACGAAACCGCCGCACTGCTGTGCGCCTCGTTGGAAGAAGGACAGGCTTTTGCCGAAACCAAAATCATCGAAGCAGGCCGTCTGAAATCCGTCGGCGTCGTACGCATGAAAGACACGCAACGCGCTACCGTCGAAAAAGCAGCCAAAGAAGCGGCTGCATGGGCGCAAAAGCAAGAACAGTTAAACGTATGCCTCGAGCCTTTCTGCGCAGTTGACGCACCGCTGGTCGCAGAAGTGTTCGCCACTACATTGGGCAATGCCGTTTACCGTTTCGAACGCTACAAACAAGAAACTTCTCCGGCCAAACTCACCGCCGCCGCGTTCTACCACAGCCAACACGCCGAAGCCGTACAAGCGGCCGTTACCGTTGCCGAAGCACTGGTTTACGGCATGAGCCTCTGCCGCGATTTGGGCAATGCCGCGCCAAACGAATGCACACCGAAATTCTTAGCCAAAACCGCCAAAGCCGAAGCGAAAAAATTGGGCGCATCCGCCAAAATTCTGGAAAAAGACTACATCAAAGAAAACATGGGTTCGTTTTGGTCGGTAGCCAAAGGCAGCAAAGAGAAGCCTTATCTGGTGGAGTTAAGCTACTTCGGAGCAGAAGATAAAGAAGCCGCTCCCGTTGTTTTGGTCGGCAAAGGCATTACCTTCGACAGCGGCGGCATTTCCCTGAAACCGGGCGAAAACATGGACGAAATGAAATTCGACATGTGCGGCGCGGCAACCGTTATCGGTACATTCTGCGCAGCAGTAAAAATGCAGCTGCCCATCAACCTGATTGCCGTCGTACCGACTTGCGAAAACATGCCTTCGGGCGGTGCCAACAAACCGGGCGACATCGTAACCAGCATGAAAGGCTTAACCATCGAAGTATTGAATACCGATGCGGAAGGCCGTCTGATTTTATGCGACGCGCTGACTTATGCCGAACAGTTCAACCCGAAAGCCGTTATCGACGTTGCCACGCTGACCGGAGCCTGCATTATTGCACTCGGCCACGAAGTGAGCGGCCTGATGGCCAACAATCAAGAACTGGCCGACCAACTGCTGGCCGCCGCCGAAGATTCGGGCGACAAAGCATGGCAGCTGCCGCTGTTCGACAACTATAAAGAACAGCTTAAATCCAACTTCGCCGACCTGCAAAATATCGGAGGACGCGCTGCCGGTACCATCACGGCTGCCACGTTCCTGTCATACTTCACCGAAAACTACAACTGGGCGCATTTGGATATCGCCGGTACGGCATGGAAATCGGGCAAAGAAAAAGGCGCAAGCGGCCGCCCCGTTCCGCTGCTGCTCAACTATCTGCGTAATCTGAACGCATAA
- the lptF gene encoding LPS export ABC transporter permease LptF, translating to MIYQRNFIKELSFTAVGIFVVLLAVLVSTQAINLLGRAADGRVAIDAVAALVGFWVVGMTPLLLVLTAYISILAVLTRYWRDSEMSVWLSCGLALKQWLRPVMQFTVPFAVLIAVMQLWVMPWAELRSREYAEILKQKQELSLIEAGEFRALGKKNGRVYFVERFDTDSGVMKNLFLREQDDKGNDNVIFAKEGTFSLKDNKRTLELSGGYRYSGTPGRADYNQVSFERLSLIISTTPKIIDPISHRRTIPTMQLFGSSNPQYQAELMWRLSLPISVLLLALAAVPLSYFNPRTGHTYNILFAIGLYLIYQNGLTFLRNAVEDGKLNFWLGMLPMHILVALAAIVLLRVRSMPAQPFLQALANSMKGGGK from the coding sequence ATGATTTACCAGCGTAATTTTATTAAAGAACTCTCTTTTACCGCAGTCGGCATTTTTGTCGTACTGCTGGCCGTGTTGGTGTCCACTCAGGCGATCAACCTGCTCGGCCGTGCGGCAGACGGCAGGGTGGCGATTGATGCGGTGGCGGCATTGGTCGGATTCTGGGTGGTAGGTATGACGCCGCTGCTGTTGGTGCTCACTGCCTATATCAGCATTTTGGCAGTGTTGACCCGCTATTGGCGCGACAGCGAAATGTCGGTGTGGCTTTCTTGCGGTTTGGCATTGAAACAGTGGCTGCGGCCGGTGATGCAGTTTACCGTGCCGTTTGCCGTATTGATCGCCGTCATGCAGCTTTGGGTAATGCCGTGGGCGGAATTGCGCAGCCGCGAGTATGCGGAAATTTTGAAGCAGAAGCAGGAGCTTTCTTTAATTGAGGCAGGCGAGTTCCGCGCTTTGGGCAAGAAAAACGGCAGGGTCTATTTTGTCGAACGGTTCGACACCGATTCGGGCGTGATGAAAAACCTGTTTCTGCGCGAGCAGGACGATAAAGGCAACGACAACGTAATTTTTGCCAAAGAAGGCACGTTTTCCCTGAAAGATAACAAACGTACATTGGAATTGAGCGGCGGTTACCGATACAGCGGCACTCCGGGCAGAGCGGATTACAATCAGGTTTCTTTCGAACGGCTGAGCCTGATTATCAGTACGACGCCGAAAATCATCGACCCGATTTCCCACCGGCGCACCATTCCGACCATGCAGCTTTTCGGAAGCAGCAATCCGCAATATCAGGCTGAATTAATGTGGCGTTTGTCGCTGCCGATCAGCGTGCTGCTGTTGGCGTTGGCTGCAGTGCCTTTGTCGTATTTCAATCCGAGAACGGGGCATACTTACAATATTTTGTTTGCCATCGGCCTGTATCTGATTTATCAAAACGGCTTGACCTTTCTGCGTAATGCGGTGGAAGACGGCAAGCTGAATTTCTGGCTCGGTATGCTGCCCATGCATATTTTGGTGGCGTTGGCTGCAATCGTTTTGCTGAGGGTACGCAGTATGCCGGCACAGCCTTTCCTTCAGGCTTTGGCCAACAGCATGAAAGGCGGTGGCAAATGA